In Fibrobacter sp., the sequence ACATGTTTATCAGCTTTTCATGCTTGCCGTAGGTAGAGTAAAACTCGTTGAAAATCCTGATGGAATCTCTTCCGGAAATCCCGCTTGCTCCCTCCCGATCCGACTCCGCAATAATTCTGCGGCGTCTCTGTGCAGTAAGTTTCTTCCTGTCATCCTCTGTCAGCCACGGAGGGATAACACCGGAATAGATCTCCATTTTGAGCAATTGAAGGTTATCATCACAGAAAAGATTGTACTTTCTTGCTTCACCAATCCATTCCAGAAGAGCCTCAGAACGGGTAGTCAGCCTGGAGGAGATAATCACTCTGGCAAAATTAGTAAGAACCCTGGGCAGAAAACGCTCCTCGATCTGTTTTCCAAAAGTGTTCTTATAAATCTTCACTTCTGTATTCATGTCCATTACATAGGGGATGTTGATATAGTCTATCCTGTCAGAAAAAGATTTGAATTCCTTTATATTTTTCTGGTCTTCAGGATTCATGATCGCAAGGAGAAGCGAGTTTACATTTTCCTCGGTGTCCTCCACCTTGTGTACACCTTCGCTTATAATATTATGCAGCTCGATAAACCGCTCGGTGTTGTGACCCTTTATATCCATCAGGGCATAAACACCATTATTGGTCTTAGCGTATCTGGAAAAAAGATAGTGCACCTCAGTTGAGCTTTTCAGAAGACTGTTCAGTCTGGCCTGTATAGCTGGATTGTAAACAACATTGTTCCTTGGTTGTTGATCACCGGGACTGAAAACACTTATCCCCTCTCCCACTCTTCTGTTAAAACGATAATGCCTTGCATAGACCATTTTATGCACTACCGATGGATTCTTCAGAAGATTCAAAAGTGCTCTGTAAAGGGCACTGCAAAAGGTGCAGGGTTTGTCCCTGAAGATCCAGTGATATTCCCTGTCAGTAAAGAGTCTCTCTTTAAAGGGAGAATCTTTGAACAAGTCCCTTAAAAAGTCTTCCCTGAGGTTTTTCGGTATGATCAGAATCGGATTGTCATGACTTGGGCATGGAACCTCTATGCAGCCGTCAGCGCTCACAGGCACATGCGCCTCAACACCCTTGTACCCCGAGATCTCTCCTCTTTCACTGGAAAGAATGGCAGCAAGCTGTTCAAGCACAGGAAATGCTGAGATCTCCGATGGAGAACCGAAGAGTTTTGGATCTATCCTCCATACAAGTTCGTATCTCATCCCATCTTCTGAATTGACATAAGATTCGAATTTACGCAGAAGATTATTAAGAAATGTGCTCTTTCCGCAGCCTGGAGGACCATTAAAGATATAAATCTTATTCTGCTGAGCACCGCGCTTCATGCTCTCCACAAGATTTACCAGCCTGTTGGCAAAGAGCCTGTCGGCAAAAAACGGACGGTCGGATTTTTCCTCAAAAAGCCTGCTGCAGTCATAGTAGACATAATGAATAGATTCGGGATCATTCGGATATTCATCGATACCCTCTCCTATGTGGTACTCTATCATATCATGGAACACCTGAAAGATGTTCCTCAGGACAATGCTGGGCCTACGGACTACATCACACAGAAACTCTTCAAAACTCACCGGGGGTTTTCTGCTCCTGTGAATCAGTTTGGAATTTAGATTATTAAGTGCGCCTATTACAGATTCCATTTTTATTTACCTTCAGATGGAAATTTTTCATTTCATGAACACTGTATGTTTCCGGGTCGGTATCGGCATCATATTGAAATCTTCCTGCCGTTACTCCAGTTCTTTTTTTGTCAACTTTCTGTCACTCATGGTATAGAGAACCCGCTTCCATTTCACCTCTGCTTTGTCATTATTACCCGATGAAGGATGCCGTCTCTCTCCCTGAGAAACAGAAACAGGCTCGCTTGTCTCAAGCTGAACCGGACCACCCCACAGAAACTCGATTCCCAGCATCGTGTTACCGATATACTCAGTTACAAGCGGTTTACCCTCAAAATGGTGATTCAGATAGAGGGCATTTTCATCCTCGGACGATCTTTCAACGGTAACGTAAGGCGGGTGGTAGAGGTGATCCTGAAGCATCTCTTTATAATCCTCCACCTTGCGGCTCTTTACATAGTATTCCCAGACCATCTTTTCCTGATTCAGGCGTCGCCCCGCCACAAACAGGTCATGATTGCTTATAAATTCCTGGTCTGTAAAGTAATCGA encodes:
- a CDS encoding serine protein kinase PrkA is translated as MESVIGALNNLNSKLIHRSRKPPVSFEEFLCDVVRRPSIVLRNIFQVFHDMIEYHIGEGIDEYPNDPESIHYVYYDCSRLFEEKSDRPFFADRLFANRLVNLVESMKRGAQQNKIYIFNGPPGCGKSTFLNNLLRKFESYVNSEDGMRYELVWRIDPKLFGSPSEISAFPVLEQLAAILSSERGEISGYKGVEAHVPVSADGCIEVPCPSHDNPILIIPKNLREDFLRDLFKDSPFKERLFTDREYHWIFRDKPCTFCSALYRALLNLLKNPSVVHKMVYARHYRFNRRVGEGISVFSPGDQQPRNNVVYNPAIQARLNSLLKSSTEVHYLFSRYAKTNNGVYALMDIKGHNTERFIELHNIISEGVHKVEDTEENVNSLLLAIMNPEDQKNIKEFKSFSDRIDYINIPYVMDMNTEVKIYKNTFGKQIEERFLPRVLTNFARVIISSRLTTRSEALLEWIGEARKYNLFCDDNLQLLKMEIYSGVIPPWLTEDDRKKLTAQRRRRIIAESDREGASGISGRDSIRIFNEFYSTYGKHEKLINM